From the Psilocybe cubensis strain MGC-MH-2018 chromosome 9, whole genome shotgun sequence genome, one window contains:
- a CDS encoding hypothetical protein (Uncharacterized protein R883) has translation MQWCLDKLISVQSTEAHSFTDPVNTILELAIAEEQVIRRVFARNDRSHRNGSVLHHAEGLLNVFDQVPDQVKRAFPRLSSDQEPDVPVVIQPATGLVHSFPRKHLFALPDDMKRAKGSPTIVPDMAAFLQNFDIFTNRAFINMRHWDNIAVAGGAVLACMQPTSFDASPWTPLQANMYFENFYPDSDVDLFIYGLNAEEAEARMVEVYQDITSALLQPAICVRKAGNITIRAKGVRPIQIILRLYHGISEILCGFDIDAACCLYDSITIYYFSLIEEILTRRRHSGTNVWANIRCLMACMRQANTIDLSRRSPSYEVRNQKYGKRGFEVYIPSLQRERIDVAFVYNQWIHYFPPGLVRLFIYEYLGVDPFYYVNLHYPGKRIRRARVLFGRVMDFTPVENSSYDRVWAHLPGVDFSADEIVRHIDNMNALMNSPYKQSKYQRRIHRHFISYGTMQQCINGINCINCPPPVTDEEKNIVQEESTRYIRGRISFIEDNPGRQFVGSFSPITEGDWEVNAYRQFGPVEPPSSLARHFTNWGTLRRLFNP, from the exons ATGCAGTGGTGTCTCGACAAGTTGATCTCTGTACAATCAACCGAGGCCCACTCCTTCACGGACCCTGTCAATACAATCCTGGAGCTCGCGATTGCAGAGGAGCAAGTGATACGCCGGGTATTTGCTCGCAACGACAGGTCTCATCGCAATGGTTCTGTCTTGCATCACGCCGAGGGTCTCCTCAACGTCTTCGACCAAGTCCCAGACCAGGTCAAACGGGCTTTCCCCCGCCTATCGAGTGATCAGGAACCGGACGTACCAGTCGTCATACAACCCGCCACTGGGCTTGTACACTCCTTTCCCCGCAAACATCTCTTTGCCCTCCCCGATGATATGAAAAGGGCCAAAGGATCGCCCACCATTGTCCCCGACATGGCTGCGTTCCTGCAGAACTTCGACATCTTCACCAATCGCGCGTTTATCAATATGCGGCATTGGGACAACATCGCTGTCGCCGGCGGGGCCGTCCTTGCTTGCATGCAGCCAACATCGTTTGACGCTTCGCCTTGGACTCCCTTGCAGGCAAACATGTATTTTGAAAACTTTTACCCTGACTCCGACGTGGATCTTTTCATTTATGGTCTTAATGCAGAGGAG GCCGAGGCGAGAATGGTAGAAGTATATCAGGATATTACTTCGGCTCTCCTGCAACCAGCGATTTGTGTTCGCAAGGCTGGTAACATCACCATTCGTG CCAAAGGCGTCAGGCCTATTCAAATTATCCTTAGATTATACCATGGTATTTCAGAAATATTATGCGGCTTTGACATTGATGCCGCATGCTGTTTGTACGACAGTATAACAATCTACTATTTCTCGTTGATTGAAGAAATTCTGACACGGAGACGCCATTCAGGAACCAATGTTTGGGCCAACATCAGGTGCTTGATGGCGTGCATGCGGCAGGCTAATACCATTGACCTGTCACGCCGCTCTCCTTCTTATGAAGTACGAAACCAAAAGTATGGAAAACGCGGATTTGAGGTGTATATACCAAGCTTACAACGAGAGCGGATCGACGTCGCATTT GTTTATAATCAGTGGATACATTATTTTCCTCCGGGCTTGGTTCGCCTCTTCATCTACGAGTATTTAGGAGTCGACCCCTTCTACTATGTTAACCTTCACTATCCGGGAAAACGGATTCGAAGAGCTCGGGTACTCTTTGGGCGGGTGATGGATTTTACGCCGGTAGAGAATAGCTCATATGATAGAGTTTGGGCTCATCTTCCTGGGGTCGACTTCTCTGCCGACGAGATCGTCCGTCATATCGATAACATG AACGCGTTGATGAATTCACCCTACAAACAAAGCAAGTATCAACGCCGCATTCATCGCCATTTTATTTCGTATGGGACGATGCAACAGTGCATCAACGGGATCAATTGTATA AACTGTCCGCCTCCAGTAACTGACGaagaaaagaacattgtACAAGAAGAGTCGACACGATATATTAGAGGCAGAATCAG CTTCATTGAAGATAATCCAGGTCGGCAATTTGTAGGAAGCTTCAGCCCGATCaccgaaggcgattgggagGTCAATGCCTATCGCCAGTTTGGACCTGTGGAACCACCATCGTCGTTGGCAAGGCATTTCACTAATTGGGGGACATTGCGCCGTCTCTTCAATCCTTGA